The DNA window tacatacatacacacacacacacacatatacacacaatatgtataaatatacacatatagacacacatatatatgtatactgtatatgtgtgtgtatatgtacataaatgtgtgtgtgtatatacatatatatacatatatatatatatatatactgtatacatgtgtgtgtgcatatatatgtatatataaatgtatatgtgtgtgcgtgtgtttgtgtgtgcatatatttatatataaatgtgtgtatatctatatatatatgtgtgtgtgtgttgtgtatatatccatccagccatccatttcctaccgcttattccctattttggggtcgcgggggccgctggcgcctatctcagctacaatcgggcggaaggcagggtacaccctggacaagtcgccacctcatcgtatgtatatatatatatatatatgtgtaagttaAATGAAGAGAGGAGTTATTTGATATTGTCGACGTATTTGTTTAATCTGGAGCCATAAGATGTTTAAAGAGGACACGATGCATTGACTTAAAATCAGAAGTATTTTTTTCCCTATTGGATACAATGCTGATACAATTTTTCTGAGCGCTATCTGTCCCTAGTATCAACACGGCGACTTACTGTACACGGGGCTGTCTGGACACGCCCTTCCCCTCGCGCTCTTGCAATATATACCACAATGTGCAATATATACCACAATGTGCAATATATACCACAATGTGTGAATATGCAATGAGGTGTCTGCTTCCGGGTGTGGAATCTTCCTCTGCCTTCTCCTCCCTGGACTCcgacttcatatctggtgttgtccttcagacctcgGCAAAGAAGCCATGTCAACAGTGGCAAGAACGTGGGCGATAAGAGTGAATGTGTGTAGACATGAACTTGGAGCCAGTTTCAACTAAAACTTAGACCATATGATTGGTTGCCCGGCCCGTTCTAAGCATATCTATGCTAAACATTTCTTAATCCTTCCTTATCTTAATTACATCCCAACAACATCTAAATCAACGTTTCGAAACTTAAGGTAACTTATGCAAACTGGTAGCCTTTTTTGACAAAGCAGCTCATTTCGTAAGCAAGCAACAAGCTGGCAAATAATGCGATTTGTGTATCAAAGTAGTCCCACATTGCAAATTCCATTCAGAAAGTTAGCGTTTTAAAGCCAGGTTTTTGTGGTCATTTGCACCCCCAAAAAGGCCAATTATTCTCATTTTTGGATTTGAAACCCTATTTAAATATGTTCCGAATTATTCGGTGACACCTaaacatgtgcacaatattatcggctggggacatctctgcgctgctgatcagcctccgcttgggatggtttcctgctggctccgctgtgaacgggactctcgctgctgtgttggatccgctttggactggactctcgcgactgtgttggatccattatggattgatctttcacagtatcatgttctcatatgttctcatagtcatcagtatcatcagtatcacagtatcatgttctcatagtcatcattgtcaccgatgtcccaccgggtcattattgtcaccgatgtcccactgggtgagttttccttgcccgaggatgtcgtagtggtttgtgcagccctttgagacactagtgatttagggctatataagtaaacgattgattgattgatattgtcccACCCCGGCAGGACATTCTGTTTCCATACATAAAGGAGCATCTTGAGGACTACCTGTCCACTCATTGGGAGGAGGACGAGTGCAAGCAAGATGTTCATCTTCTGAAAAAGCAGGTTTGTTTGTCTTAACAAAACTTGTCTCACTGAGGACcttagactgaccaatcagaagGTGCGGGGGCCATATTGGTAGTTTTCACCCTCAAAAGcagtacaatatatacatatatatttatatatatatgtgtgtgtatataaatgtgtatgtatgtatatatatatatttatatttgtatatatatgtgtgtgtgtatatatatatatatatatatatatatatatatatatatatatatatacacacacatatacatacatatatatgtatgtatttatctatatatatgtatgtgtatatatgtatatgtatgtataattatatgtgtgtgtgtatatatgtatgtgtatatatatgtgtgtatgtatatagatatatatatatacatatatgtgtgtgtgtatatatgtacatgtatgtatatatatatgtgtgtgtatatgtatatatatgtatatatgtgtgtatatatgtatgtatatatatgtgtgtgtatatgtatgtatatatatatatatatatatatatatatgtgtgtgtgtatatgtatgtatatatgtatatatatgtgtgtatatatgtatgtatatatatatgtgtgtgtgtatatgtatatatatatatatatatataaatatgtgtatttatctatatatacatatgtgtatatatatatatatatatatacacacatacacacatacatatatatatatatatatatatatatatatatatatatatacacatgtgtttaTCAAAGAACTAGAAAAATGCAATTTCGGTAGAAATGATGTGTGTATGCTGAAAAGTCAAAGATGAACTTAAATGCTGACAGTTGGCATGCTAGCCACACaaaaaatcagcaaaaatgaCAAAAAGCTAACATACTAACCGTACTATGCTAACAATAGTATGCTTACAGTtaacattagtgaaataccaaaatatatgacactaagGTGTGTAACTGTTAAATTAGCTTGAAAAGCTaactgtaccaaaatgtattacactgatgtgtgtacctgaaaaaaatgtcaggatgctaacattagcatgcgtcaaataccaaaatatgactgaaggGTATACCTATAATATTAGCAAAAAGTAGATCATGCTAACAGTGCTGTGCCAACAACATGCTTACGGCAAGCATAAGTGAAATATCAAATTATGACTTTGAGGTGATTACCTgtcaaattagctaaaaaaaaaaatcaagcctGCTAATGTTAAAAGGCTGATTGCAGCATGCATAAAATAGCaatatatattactctgaggtttTTACCTGAACCACCTGTTTAGAAtgtatcaagtaacaaaatatgactacGATGTAttcctgcaaaattagcttaaaaaagctagcatactaatgttagcatgctaacgggtgTAATTTGTGATGCAGCaggctaacaggtatcatttgtgaAGTAACAAAATAGTAGATGCTCgaatgtatacctgcaaaattagggAAAAAGCTAAcgtgctaacagtactatgctaacaatagtatgcttacagttagcattagtgaaatacccaAATATATGACCTGTTAAATTAGCTTGAAAAGCTAactgtaccaaaatatattacacagatgtgtgtacctgaaaaaatgtgtttaaaatgccaggatgctaactttagcatgcatcaagtaccaaagtaGCTGCAAAACGAGGCAAAAAGCTAGcgtgctaatattagaatgctaacgaTCGTAAGCTAAGGGTGTTACTTTGGACGCACCTGGTCCAGACGGTTGAGACAGTTGGTCTGTGACAGATCGAGGAGGACATGAGACAGAACCGGGCGTGTCCCTTCCACGCCGTGGACCAGACGGTCCACACGGACGAGGAGAAGGCCATCCGCGAAGTGGTGGACAACGTGCTGTGGCAGATGGCGGCCGACAGGAAGTCCACGGCGCTCAAACAGTTCCAGGGTCACATGTGGCGGTCGGCGTACGCCTCGGGGAGAATCAAAGGCGAGTAAGTGGATCCACTCTGAAGGAAGCCGCCGTCTTGAGGTGTTGCACTGGAGCAAAGGCTGACCTTGATCTGCCGTCACTCAGGATCTACCAGGACGTCACGCCCTCCATCAGAAGGTGGCGAGATCACGGACTCAAGATCTTTATCTACTCCTCGGGCAGCGTGGAGGCCCAAAAACTTCTCTTTGCGCACTCAGTAGAGGGCGACGTCTTAGATGTGAGTACACACGCGTCTTAGGTGTGAGTACACACGCATCCTAGATGTGACTACACACGCGTCTTAGATGTGAGTACACACGCGTTTTAGATGTGACTACACACGCGTCTTAGATGTGAGTACACACGCGTCTTAGATGTGAGTACACACGCGTTTTAGATGTGAGTACACACGCGTCTTAGATGTGAGTACACACACGTTTTAGATGTGAGTACACACGCGTTTTAGATGTGAGTACACACGCATCTTAGATGTGAGTACACACACGTCTTAGATGTGAGTACACACGCATTTTAGATGTGAGTACACACGCATCTTAGATGTGAGTACACACACGCATCTTAGATGTGAGTACACACACGTCTTAGATGTGAGTACACACACGTCTTAGATGTGAGTACACACACGTCTTAGATGTGAGTACACACGCGTCTTGGATGTGAGTACACACGCGTTTTAGATGTGAGTACACACGTCTTAGATGGGAGTACACACGCGTCTTAGATGTGAGTACACACGCGTCTTAGATGTGAGTACACACGCGTTTTAGATGTGAGTACACACGCGTCTTAGATGTGAGTACACACGCGTCTTAGATGTGAGTACACACGTGTTTTAGATGTGAGTACACACGTGTTTTAGATGTGAGTACACACACGTCTTAGATGTGAGTACACACACGTCTTAGATGTGAGTACACGCGCATCTTAGATATGAGTGCACACGCGTCTTAGATGTTACTACACACGCGTCTTAGATGTGAGTACACACATGTCTTAGATGTGAGTACACACATGTC is part of the Nerophis ophidion isolate RoL-2023_Sa linkage group LG08, RoL_Noph_v1.0, whole genome shotgun sequence genome and encodes:
- the enoph1 gene encoding enolase-phosphatase E1; the protein is MAAVLIPACTSALLLDIEGTTTPITFVKDILFPYIKEHLEDYLSTHWEEDECKQDVHLLKKQIEEDMRQNRACPFHAVDQTVHTDEEKAIREVVDNVLWQMAADRKSTALKQFQGHMWRSAYASGRIKGEIYQDVTPSIRRWRDHGLKIFIYSSGSVEAQKLLFAHSVEGDVLDLFDGHFDTTIGAKVDAKSYAKMAERMGCPAEEITFLTDVTREAKAAQDAGVHVVLVVRPGNTELTDEERAHYDIIGSFEQLQVAGRV